One part of the Ornithodoros turicata isolate Travis chromosome 2, ASM3712646v1, whole genome shotgun sequence genome encodes these proteins:
- the LOC135386414 gene encoding uncharacterized protein LOC135386414: MKRSVGVLQNTVTELASKIDDLENRARRNNLIINGLEEGDGETNDKLLELVESSVFQKIGVIVQSVELIFRLYDFREKASILRNCNKLKGSTISVSEDFSKKVQHVRKLLWNSCLDDRKNGAKARLVYDKLYLNDKPYCWDLISGSRREYVAAKTASVVNTSRADAATSPITNKGS, from the exons ATGAAACGCTCCGTGGGAGTCCTTCAAAACACAGTTACTGAGCTTGCGTCAAAAATAGACGACCTTGAAAACAGGGCAAGGCGTAATAATCTCATCATCAATGGCCTAGAAGAAGGGGATGGTGAAACCAACGATAAGTTGCTAGAACTTGTTGAAAGCTCAGTATTTCAGAAGATTGGTGTCATTGTCCAATCTGTTGAAC TTATCTTCAGACTGTATGACTTTAGAGAAAAGGCATCAATTTTGCGAAACTGTAACAAGTTAAAAGGGTCAACTATTTCAGTTAGCGAAGACTTTTCGAAAAAGGTCCAACACGTACGCAAGCTACTGTGGAACAGCTGTCTTGATGACAGGAAAAATGGTGCAAAAGCGCGCCTTGTCTACGACAAGTTGTATCTAAATGATAAGCCATACTGTTGGGACCTCATATCTGGATCACGCAGAGAGTATGTGGCAGCTAAGACGGCCTCCGTTGTTAATACGTCACGTGCTGACGCTGCCACCTCCCCTATTACAAATAAGGGTTCCTAA